In the genome of Acetonema longum DSM 6540, the window CTGTTTCATCGCCCGGCGGAACGCTATACGTTTTTCCAGCTGGGCTGCAATGTTCTCAGCCACCAATGTAGCGTCTAATTCAGCCTGTTTTACTTCGGAAATGTTTACGTCTACTGCTTTATCAGTGAGTGCTTTGAGATTTTTTTTTCAGTTCTTCGATTCCGGCGCCGCCGCGGCCGATTACCATACCCGGCTTGCCGGTGGCAATGACGACTTTTAACCGGTTGGCTGCCCGCTCGATTTCCACGCGGGAAACGCCGGCTGCATAAAGCTTCTTCTTGATAAATTCACGGATCTTTATATCTTCATGCAGGTTCTTTGCATAATCTTTATCAGCGTACCATTTGGCATCCCAGGTCTTGATGACGCCGATTCGTAATCCATGCGGATTGACTTTTTGCCCCACTTCTTGTCCCTCCTTCGCTAATTATCTTTCTTTCACAACCACCGTTACGTGACTGCTGCGCTTTAAAATCTTGAACGCCTGTCCCCGTGAACGCGGATGAATCCGTTTCATGGTCGGTCCCTGATCCACATAAGCGGCAGAGACGTACAGGTTGTCGGCATTCAGGTCATAATTGTGCTCGGCATTGGCAACCGCCGATTTGAGCACTTTTTCGATGACTTCAGACGCCACTTTCGGGGTGTATTTTAAAATAGCGAAAGCTTCGCCGACATTTTTGCCACGGATCAGGTCCATAACGATGCGGACCTTACGCGGCGCAATGCGTACATATTTTGCAATTGCTTTAGCTTCCATACGTGTGTGTGAACCCCCTCTCTTGTTCCGATACTCAGTACTTCCCGTCACATTACTTCAAAGAAGTTGATCTTTCGGTATGACCGCCATGACCTTTAAACGTACGGGTCGGTGCAAATTCACCCAGTTTGTGCCCTACCATATCCTCAGTCACATACACAGGCACATGCTTGCGGCCATCGTGAATGGCAATAGTGTGGCCGACGAATCCGGGCAGAATGGTGGAACTGCGCGACCAGGACTTGACCACTTTCTTTTCGTTCTTGGCGTTCATGGCATCAATCTTTTTGAGCAGGCTTTCATGAACGTATGGTCCTTTTTTTATCGATCTGGACACCCTGCAGGCCTCCCTTCAAAAATATATTACTCACGGCTTATTTACGTCTCTTAACGATCAGCTTATCAGAAGCCTTTTTCGCACGGGTTTTAGCGCCCATGGCGTGTTTACCCCAGGGAGTAACCGGATGTTTGCGCCCGACCGGTGAGCGGCCTTCGCCGCCGCCGTGCGGATGATCTACCGGGTTCATGACTACACCGCGGTTAGCCGGGCGAATGCCCATCCAGCGGGAACGGCCTGCTTTGCCGATCGTGATGTTTTCATGTTCCAGGTTGCCGATCTGACCGACAGTCGCCCGGCACAATACATGGACTTTTCTCAGTTCACCGGACGGAAGACGCAGCAGTGCGTGATCTCCTTCTTTAGCCATCAGTTGGGCGCCGACGCCAGCCGAACGAACCAATTGACCGCCTTTGCCGATTTTCATTTCCACGTTGTGCACCATGGTGCCTACCGGAATGTTTTTAAGCGGAAGCGCGTTGCCGACTTTAATGTCAGAATCCGGACCGCTGACTACAGTATCGCCTACATTCAGCCCCAACGGCGCCAGAATGTAGCGTTTTTCGCCATCAACGTAATGAAGAAGCGCGATTCGCGCCGAACGGTTAGGATCGTATTCAATGGTCGCGACTTTTGCCGGAACATTGTCTTTATTGCGTTTGAAATCAATAACTCTATATAAGCGTTTATGCCCGCCGCCCTGATGTCTCACGGTCATACGGCCTTGGTTGTTACGGCCGCCCCGCTGAATCAGGCGTTCTACCAATGAAGGTTCAGGTTTGTCAGTGGTAATTTCCGAAAAACTGGCCACTGTCATAAACCGTCTGCCTGGAGCATAAGGCTTGAAGGATTTAACTGCCATTTGTGCCCCTCCTTTTATCTGTCTGCCTGGGGTTTACCTGAACGGATTATACGCCCTCGAAGAATTCAATTCTCTGACCTTCGGCCAGTTTTACGATGGCCTTTTTATAATCCGAACGCTTGCCCTGAGTCCGTCCCATCCGCTTGGTTTTGCCCATGACCCGGATGGTGTTGACGTTTAAAACTTTGACTTTAAACACTTGTTCAACCGCCTGGCGGATCTCCACTTTGTTGGCTTTGAGCGGCACAACAAAGGTATATTTGTTGTCCTGCATCATTGCGGTGGTTTTTTCCGTAACCAGAGGCCGAATCAGTACGTCGCGCGGATTTTCCATTACGCCAGCACCTCCTCTATACGGGTAACTGCGTCTTTCGTGATCAGGATCTTATCGTGATGCAAGAGATCAAACACATTCAGTCCCATCGAGGTGATGGCCTTAACCCCTTCGATATTGCGCGAGGATTTTTCCACGTTTTCGTTTTCCTCTGCAGTGATGATCAGCGCCTTGTTATCCGCTGCATTGAAATTTTTCAGCAGATCGATAACCTGCTTGGTTTTGGGTTGATCGAAACCAATCCCGTCTACTACCAGCAACTCGCCTTCAGCCACTTTTGCCGACAATGCCGATTTAATAGCCAAACGGCGCACCTTGCGGGGCATACGGAAGGAATAGCTCCGGGGCTGAGGTCCGAATACAGTACCACCGCCGACCCATAGGGGAGAACGGATACTGCCGGCGCGAGCCCGGCCGGTGCCTTTTTGCTTCCAGGGTTTTTTGCCGCCGCCGCGGACCTGGGCTCTGGTTTTTGTGGCTGCCGTACCTTGACGCCGGCTGGCCAACTGCATCACCAATGCCTGATGAACCACAGCTTCATTGAATTGAATGCCAAACACATTCTCATTTAATTCCATTTCACCGGTTTTTTGCCCGGCGACATTATATACTGCTACTTTTGGCATATAGCGCATCCTCCTT includes:
- the rplD gene encoding 50S ribosomal protein L4, whose amino-acid sequence is MPKVAVYNVAGQKTGEMELNENVFGIQFNEAVVHQALVMQLASRRQGTAATKTRAQVRGGGKKPWKQKGTGRARAGSIRSPLWVGGGTVFGPQPRSYSFRMPRKVRRLAIKSALSAKVAEGELLVVDGIGFDQPKTKQVIDLLKNFNAADNKALIITAEENENVEKSSRNIEGVKAITSMGLNVFDLLHHDKILITKDAVTRIEEVLA
- the rplW gene encoding 50S ribosomal protein L23; the protein is MENPRDVLIRPLVTEKTTAMMQDNKYTFVVPLKANKVEIRQAVEQVFKVKVLNVNTIRVMGKTKRMGRTQGKRSDYKKAIVKLAEGQRIEFFEGV
- the rplB gene encoding 50S ribosomal protein L2, which codes for MAVKSFKPYAPGRRFMTVASFSEITTDKPEPSLVERLIQRGGRNNQGRMTVRHQGGGHKRLYRVIDFKRNKDNVPAKVATIEYDPNRSARIALLHYVDGEKRYILAPLGLNVGDTVVSGPDSDIKVGNALPLKNIPVGTMVHNVEMKIGKGGQLVRSAGVGAQLMAKEGDHALLRLPSGELRKVHVLCRATVGQIGNLEHENITIGKAGRSRWMGIRPANRGVVMNPVDHPHGGGEGRSPVGRKHPVTPWGKHAMGAKTRAKKASDKLIVKRRK
- the rplV gene encoding 50S ribosomal protein L22 — translated: MEAKAIAKYVRIAPRKVRIVMDLIRGKNVGEAFAILKYTPKVASEVIEKVLKSAVANAEHNYDLNADNLYVSAAYVDQGPTMKRIHPRSRGQAFKILKRSSHVTVVVKER
- the rpsS gene encoding 30S ribosomal protein S19 — encoded protein: MSRSIKKGPYVHESLLKKIDAMNAKNEKKVVKSWSRSSTILPGFVGHTIAIHDGRKHVPVYVTEDMVGHKLGEFAPTRTFKGHGGHTERSTSLK